One window of Microtus pennsylvanicus isolate mMicPen1 chromosome X, mMicPen1.hap1, whole genome shotgun sequence genomic DNA carries:
- the Slc25a53 gene encoding solute carrier family 25 member 53 isoform X2, whose translation MEEQNNSAGKELQHRTRAEVPGKKSWHSQAYTLGAISNFLSTFLTFPIYKVVFRQQIHAMAVSEAVRQLWHEGPQYFYRGIYPPLLSKTLQGTLLFGTYDSLLGFLSPVGPHSLGQRWTAGLMSGVVEAVALSPFERVQNVLQDARKQACFPSTFSILKEFNSYGLWGRLSLGYYRGFWPVLVRNSLGSALYFSFKDPIQDGLARQGLPHWVPALVSGSVNGTITCLVLYPLIVLVANMQSHIGWQRMPSLWASAQDVWDTRGRKILLIYRGGSLIILRSSVTWGLTTAIHDFLQRKAHTKKEMKD comes from the coding sequence ATGGAGGAGCAGAACAACTCTGCCGGGAAGGAGCTTCAGCACAGGACACGAGCAGAAGTTCCAGGAAAGAAAAGCTGGCACTCACAGGCCTACACCCTGGGGGCCATTTCCAACTTCCTGTCTACTTTTCTGACCTTTCCTATCTATAAGGTTGTGTTCCGGCAGCAGATCCATGCTATGGCCGTGTCAGAAGCCGTGAGACAGCTTTGGCATGAAGGCCCTCAGTACTTCTACCGGGGTATCTACCCGCCTCTTCTCTCCAAGACCCTGCAAGGGACTCTGTTGTTTGGCACTTATGATAGTCTGCTGGGCTTTCTCTCCCCTGTTGGGCCACACTCCCTTGGACAGCGCTGGACAGCAGGGCTCATGTCCGGTGTGGTAGAAGCTGTGGCACTCAGCCCCTTTGAAAGAGTACAAAACGTGCTTCAGGATGCTCGCAAGCAAGCTTGTTTCCCTAGCACCTTCAGCATCCTCAAGGAATTCAATTCTTATGGGCTTTGGGGGCGGCTGTCACTGGGCTATTATCGCGGTTTCTGGCCAGTTCTTGTCAGAAACAGCCTGGGCAGTGCTCTCTATTTTTCCTTCAAGGATCCTATCCAGGATGGCTTAGCAAGGCAAGGCCTGCCCCATTGGGTTCCTGCTTTGGTGTCCGGTAGTGTGAATGGGACGATTACCTGCCTGGTTCTGTATCCTCTGATTGTGCTGGTTGCCAATATGCAGTCTCATATTGGCTGGCAGAGAATGCCAAGCCTGTGGGCCTCTGCTCAAGATGTGTGGGACACTAGAGGTCGAAAAATACTCCTGATTTATAGAGGGGGGTCTCTAATCATTCTCAGGTCCAGTGTGACATGGGGCCTCACTACTGCTATCCATGACTTCTTGCAGAGAAAGGCTCACACCAAGAAAGAGATGAAAGACTGA